A genomic window from Pyxicephalus adspersus chromosome 2, UCB_Pads_2.0, whole genome shotgun sequence includes:
- the LOC140322167 gene encoding olfactory receptor 1500-like, producing the protein MSAKGVRVISEAKLYNNQTPITEIILLGFQIVFPFQLVLFAMFLLLFCVTICGNFLLITLVSYSMSLQSPMYFFLTQLSISDILLSSVIEPVLLHVLLKESVNISFPNCIVQLYFFMLTEIYESVLLALMSYDRYVAICIPLRYNNIMEHFFCIKMILLLWLFSICITSILLITVCNLWFCGPNIIDHYCCDLEMILDLSCSDTSIVHMEMVLFSIPVCVFPFIVIIISYYFVIYTILRLPTTTSMQKAFSTCSSHLTVVFMFYGSLFYIYILPTKGQSYNPSKALSLLYTVVTPFLNPLIYSLKNKDIKAALCKFSVSISNLHAYSM; encoded by the coding sequence GCCAAACTTTACAACAATCAGACTCCAATCACCGAGATCATCCTCTTAGGCTTTCAGATTGTCTTCCCCTTCCAATTGGTCCTCTTCGCCATGTTCCTTCTACTTTTCTGTGTGACCATTTGTGGGAACTTCTTGCTCATCACATTGGTGTCTTACAGCATGAGCCTCCAGTCTCCAATGTATTTCTTCCTCACCCAACTCTCCATATCCGACATTTTGCTGAGTTCAGTTATTGAACCGGTGCTGCTCCATGTTCTCCTAAAGGAGTCTGTCAATATATCCTTTCCAAACTGCATAGTACAACTGTATTTCTTTATGTTAACAGAAATTTATGAAAGTGTTCTCCTGGCTCTGATGTCCTATGACCGATACGTGGCCATCTGCATTCCTCTACGGTACAACAATATTATGGAACactttttctgcattaaaatgaTCCTCCTGTTATGGTTATTTAGCATTTGTATTACATCAATTTTATTGATAACAGTGTGTAATTTATGGTTTTGTGGACCAAATATTATTGACCATTATTGCTGTGACCTAGAAATGATTTTGGATCTTTCTTGCTCCGATACCTCCATTGTTCACATGGAAATGGTTCTCTTTTCTATTCCTGTTTGTGTTTTTCCATTCATAGTAATTATTATATCttactattttgttatttataccATCCTAAGACTTCCAACAACTACCAGCATGCAGAAGGCCTTCTCCACTTGTAGTTCTCACCTGACTGTGGTGTTCATGTTTTATGGATCATTGTTCTATATTTACATACTTCCTACAAAAGGGCAATCCTATAATCCAAGCAAAGCTTTGTCATTGCTGTACACTGTAGTAACTCCATTTTTAAATCCAttaatttatagtttaaaaaataaagatattaagGCAGCTTTATGCAAATTCTCAGTCTCAATTTCTAATCTTCATGCGTATTCAATGtag